The region ATTGGCGCAACTGACTCCGCCCGCTGCAAGATGTATGCTGTGGCTCCCTGTAGCGGGCGCGGCAGCGTGACATGCAGTGCAGGCAACTGGTGAACTTCCCCATGCTGGAGTTGTTACGATGCTGCCTCTTCCGTTGTCATGGCATGATGCAGTTGAACATGTGCCGTAACCGTTACCAGGAGTACCTGCTGCTGAATATGAATTTGAAACCTCTATTAACCTGTCAACGTGATTTACTGAATTGTATAACGATGCATCATTTGATGCTCCCGTATGGCAGTCGCCGCAGCCGTTTACCCCCGTAGCGCCAAGATGAGCGCCGTGGCTGCCGGATGTTAAGCCTGATGCTTTTGTGACTTTGTGGCAAGTTCCGCATGTCGCGCTTGAAGAGTCGCCCCATGTCGGGATTGCGTAAGTTGGAGTTACGGAGCTCCCGTTTGTTGTGGACTGCCCTGTGCTGTGACAGTATGCTGTTGTACATGTTGTAAATGCACTACCTTTTGTCTTATCCTGAGGATATCCAAGGTCGCCTGCAGTTGAAGCATAAACATCAATGTTACCATCGCGGTGCTGAGCAGGCGCAGTTGAGCCCTGTACCGCTCCGTTATGGCAGTTACCGCATACGGACTTGTTGTATTGTGTTGTCACCACATGTTTTTGATGACTGCCTGTGCCCGGTATTGTTGCATGACATTCAGAACAGTCGGTTACGCTGGTACCCCATGTCGGTGTCACAGTGAGAGTGCCTGTTCCATCATCATGACACGATGCTGTTGAACACGTCCCATAACCATTGCCCGGTGTTCCGTCAGCAGTGTAGGAGTTTGCTGCATCAATCGAACCATTGACGTGATTTGATGAGTTATATGATGAAGCGTCATTTGACGCCCCTGTGTGACAATCACCGCAGCCGCTTACTCCCGTTGCGCCAAGATGCGCAGAGTGACTGCCGGAGTTTAATCCTGACGCTGCTGAAACTTTATGACACGTGCCGCATACAACGCTTGACGGATTATCCCATACCGGTGTTGCATAAGTAGGGGTTGAAGAATTTCCATCTGTTGTTGATTGTCCGGTGCTGTGGCAGTATAAGTTCGAACAGGTCTTTGCTCCTGTAGTGGAAACCATGGTGACAGGGGAGGTTGATGATGTATTGTAACTTACTCCTGATTGACCGTTATATGTTCCTCCCTGATAAGCCCCGCCAAACAAAGAAAACCCCATTGTTATTGTTAGAGAACTGTTGTGAGTTGGGCCCAAACCGGCGCTGTTATAGTGACATGTTGCACATGCATAGCCTTTAGTATTTGCATGCAAGTCATGAGCTCCGGCAGTTGAGGAACCGGTCGTGCCGTTATTACTTGCCAAGCCGTTTGGCCCTCCAACAGTATTAACAACCGGCGGATAACCATGACAGGTATCACAGTTGTGTCTGAAGCCTTTCGTGTGAAGGTGGCATGCTGTGCATTTTACTCCCGAATTATGAGAATGATTTCCTGCCGCGCTGTTTTTATGATATGTTGTTTGCGTGTGGCAGGCTTCGCAAACGCCGTTATAAGTTGAGTCTCCATCCGCAAATGAATTTGTCCCGGTTGAATAATAAAACTTAACAGACTTGTTTCCGCTATTTGGAGTGGTGACAGTGCTTCTGATCAGTTTCCCATACACTATCGCAAATGTATTGCCGGAGCTTGCTTTTGTTAAATCTACAGGGCCTGCAATAGTAAGCGTGTCGCCGGTATTGCCTGTAATTTTATAGTTATAATTTTTCTGGGCAATGTTTGGAACAACTACCAAGTCTTTATACTGATCATCAGTCCAGCCCGCGCCGGTTCTTGTAAGTGTTGTTGTTGTTACTGATGATACTGTCCCTTGATAGAGATAGCTCGGGCTTCCATATGTTCTGAACTGTCTTTGGTAATGCTGGTCATGACAGGTTATACATTCCATGGTCCAATTACCATAGCCGTTGTCTATATTTAAACTGGAATGTGTCCTTACATAGGGAGCGTCAACGTCATTATGACAGCTCCAGCAAAGGGAATTGTACTGGGTATCGTCTATATTCTGCTGAGTATGTGACGTCCATTCCGGCATAAGAGTCGACTGAGTGCCGTATACAAAATGACATGAATCGCATCCGATATTATTTACGCTGGAATGAGGATAATCCAATGAATAGGCATGGCTTGTTATAAGACAGAATGTTAATACAAGAATGGCTATTATGGTTTCTTTTTTTTTCATCTCTACCAATATACATTTCCTACCGCAACGTTTACGCCGTATCTTGTATCTAAAGCCTTAAAGTATGCTTTCTCTATTCCGTTAGAATCAAAAACCTTTACCATTGCCTTATTGCCTGCTCCTGCTCCCGCCCCTGCCACTATCTCTGTTAGTCCGTCATCATCCAGGTCGCCGATCGCTATATTTACTCCATAATTTCTTGCTATATATGGCCTGAACGTTGATATACTGTCGCCGTTTATATCATAGATGTCTATTTCGTCGCGCATCTTGCGGTCAGCTATGACGCCGGTTACAATTTCGTCATAACCGTCGCCATTCATATCTCCGGCCGACAGGCTTATACTATAACCATATCGAGATTTTATCGGATACTCTTTAGTCTCTGAAACAGTCCAATGTCCTGTTCCTGCTGATGTATTCACTGTCCACATTTTTATTACAGAGGTATTAGTTCCATTACCTGGGGCTGTAATTATCTCGTCAATACCGTCATTGTCAACATCTCCGGCCGCAACTTTTACTCCGCTGCCCCTGTCATATGCAAGCAGGTTGATGCCGCTGTCTATCATCTTCTGCTCTGTCGGATCATAGACGAATACTTTCACATATGCAGGATTGCCGGCTCCTGAACCGGTACCTACTATGACCTCGCTGCGGCCGTCGCAGTTAAAATCTCCGGACCCCACATGCGCCCCATAGGAATACTCAAATACGTCAATTTTCAGGTTGGTCAGCTCATCGCCGTTATGGTCAAATATTTTTACTTCCGCAGGATTTTTCGGTCCCGGACCTGGTGCCGTGATTATTTCATCTACCCCATCATCGTTGATATCGCCGGTTGCTACATTTACTCCATATTTATATTCGTGGGCAATAAACTCTATTCCGGCCTCACTGCCGTCTGCATCGAACACCTTTACAATACCGGTGTTTTGCTCGCCGGGGCCTGCTCCAACAATAATCTCTTTCCTTTTATCTGGCTGGATTACCACTTGACTGACGTATTCACCTCTGAAATTTATTCTGCCATCAGCCTGCAATGTCTGGCTCTGTGAGGAAGGCTTTCCGTATCCGTCTACATCCCCGAATACTATTGAGTACGCACCCACAGTGGCATTTGTTTTTGACCAGAGAGACCCGGCTCCTGTGTAGGATTCGGGGCCGTTTATTATGAAAGTCGCTCCGGGAATGTTTGTTGTCACAAATATTGTGCCTGTAATATGGATTATATTAAGCGTAACGTCTATGACTGCCGGACTCGATAATACGTTTTCTCCTGCTATTGTTATTGCTCCAGAATAAGTGCCTGCTCCCAATGATGTAATATTTACTGAAACTGAAATGGTATCTGGAGCTGTCCCTGTTTCTTTGTTTATTGAAAGCCAGGCGCTATTTGATGCCGCTGTCCAGCTCAGCGTGCCTTCGCCTGCATTGGTTATTGATAGGCTCTGTGCTGAAGGCAATGAGCCGTTAACAGATGTAAATTCCAGGAGGGAAGGGCTTACTGAAAGCACAGGTGTCGGTAAAACAGTAAGCTGGATATATATGACCTCTGTTGAACCGGATGCCGAACTTATATTTACTGTGCCTATGTATGTATTTGGCGAAAGTCCGCTGATATTTACTCCTATATTAAGAGTTGATGTGCCTGACACCATTGCCACTCCTGATGTCTCCGATAAAGTTATCCATCCGGTCGTAGTGCTTGCTGTCCATGAAAGAGGCTCGTTACCGTTGTTTATTATTTCCAATGCCTGTGACGGCGGGTTGTCACCATACTGCTGTGCTGTAAATGTGAGAGCCAGCGGGGTTATCTTCATATTTGTAAATGAAGCCAATCCATAAATTTCAACTGTACAGGCATTAAGCGATGCGATAAAAAGCCTGTTACTATTTGCTATAGTAACGCCCATCGGGGTTCTCAGCGGATTATCTGAATCGAATACTGCGCCAAGGTACGCGCCGTTCTTGTCATAGACGAGCGCTACATTGTGATATGTGTCGGTAACGTATATCCTCCCTTCATTATCAATTGTTATATGCTGAGGTTTGTACATCTGTCCTACATTTTGTCCGTAGCTGCTAAAACCTTTCTTGTACACTCCGTTCATGTCGAATATTTGTATCCTTGCGCCATCCACCAGCGTGCCATATTGGTCATACGTAACCTGCCGGTCCAGCACTAATATCTCTCCTGCCGCCTCATCTATTTCCACTGACATTGGTTTGTGAAATTGACCGTCACCGCTGCCGGAGTTTCCGAAAGATGAATTGAAAGAGCCGTGACTGTTGTATATCTTTATCTTGTCCTCACTGCTGTCTGCAACATAGATCTTCCCAGCGTTGTCTATTGCGATATCATTTGGCTGAGTAAATTCACCATCTCCGGAGCCAAGCTTAAATAATAACGTCAGGCCGGGATTATAAACCTCAACATTCCTGCTGTCTTTGTTTCCTATGAAAATCCGTCCTGCTGCATCTAAAGCAACGCTGATTGGTTTATTAAGTCCTTCAAGAGTTCCTTTGTATTCGCCGCTCTGTGTGAAGATGAGCAGTTTGTTATTAACTGACTCTGCCACGTAAATGTTTTCCTGATTATCCAGCGCCAATGCCGTCGGTGCATCAAGGTTACTTGTAACGGGCTGAAGCCTCGTATAATCAGGCATAACGGATGCCTGGGAAATACTAGAACAGAAAATAAATATGATAAGACTTATAGCAATGGCGACGTCTGTTTTTATTGCATTATGTTTTGAGACCGTAGTCATATCTCTTGAAATCCTCAGCCCTTTAACTGCAAATAATATGCCTCAATTATCAAATCGTGTAATTAGGCTTTTTATTTAGGTAAATTTGAGCGTGGAATACAAAAGTGCTTTAAAAGATGTGGAAAATAACGCTATGTTAAGCGACTAAACGCAATTCAGTAAAGAGACAGTAAGAGTAATTATATATATTATATTGCCGTTAAATAGCTTAAGTGACAAATGTTGTCAGCGATGTTATCAGATTTACGATAGATAATTGGGGCGCTTATTTACTAAAAAAACAAGGGATGCAATCAGCGTGTAAGTTGAGCATGTAGCTTTTCCAGCATCTTTTTGACATCCTCAGGCATTGTCGTGTCTTTCATTGTTTCCGCGAGATATGAACTTGTGGAAATTATATGAACAACCTTTATCATGAATTCCTTCTTTTTCTCGGTCATGCTGTCAAGGGTATTTATTTTATGCATATAAAACTCTCTTGACGCCCTACCAAGTTCTTCAGAGACCTCCGCGAGGGTCATGTTCTTTGGTTTAATCACAGGCTCTACGAGATTATATTTGCTGTAATCCGTCACAGCTACATAATCTTTCAATTGCGGATAAAGCTCGGAGTATGGCCAGGGGGCTATTGCCAGAAAGAATGCAAGGTCAGGGTTGTAAAACTTGGAAAGCTCGAAGGTCTTTCTCATGCTTTCAACTGTGTCATCAGGCATTCCCATTACAAACGATGTCTCGGAGACCATATCATGTTCGTTAATCAGGTCAATCGCTTTTTTGGACTGCTCGACCTTTATGTTCTTTTTAAAGATATCAAGCGTCGCCTGCGTTGTTGCTTCCACTCCGACGTATATATGGTCGATAAGCGCTTTCTGGTATTTCCACATGATGTCTTCATCACGGAGTATATCGTCTACCCTGGTTTCCATCAGTATCTTGGTGCCGACTTCTCTTTCAATCAGCAGGTCCAGTATCTTGTCCCATCTCTTCCTGTTCAGAGTGGGCGTTTCGTCGGACATCATGACAACGTTAACGCCATATTTATCTCTTAAAAATTCAAGCTCATTCACAAAATTTTCAGCGCTTCTGCCTCTCCATTTTCTCTCCCAGAAAAGCTGCTGCGAGCAGAAGCTGCACTGCTGATTGCATCCGCGTGATGTGCTGACTATAGCGAGCACCGAATCTTCCATCGGTTTATACGTGTAGATCGACCAGTCTATCAGGTCCCACGCGGTAGGAAGGCTGTCGATATCCTTGATAAATCCTCTTGTCTGGGTTACAGCAACCTGGCTGCCTGTCCAGTATGCAATGCTTTTAACTTTTGAAACATCTCCCTGCGCAAAGACCGTGTTTAAGAGGTCTACAAAAGTTTCCTCTCCTTCACCGCGCACAATGAAGTCTAAATACCCGTTGTGTTCCTTCAGTATCTCGTGATAGCAGAATGTGGGGTGGACATTTCCTATGACGGTGATGATGTTGGGGTTAATCCTTTTTGCAAGTTTTAATACCTTTAAACCATCAACTATGCCCGCGGTAAACGCTGTCGTGGCGACAACATCGGGTTTTTCATCCGTTATTCTTTTTTCTATATCATCGTATCCGTGCCAGTGGCTCATCGCATCGTAGATAACAGGTTCATATCCCGCGGCCCTGAGACTTCCGGCAATATATACAAAGGCGACATTTAGCCACACGCCTGCCGATTCAACCACACCGGAATGATAAGGGGGGGTTATGAGTAATATTTTTTTGCGCTTATTCATTTAATTGTGATCTCCTTAATTTGTCATTTAGTCAAAATTATGAGCAGTGAGTGTCATTTTGACAATCCAGCTACAGTGTTAGCTGCAATTATCATTTTAAAATGATTATGCAGTAAAGAGCAATACTGTTATAAATTATTCTTTATAGAACAGCCGGTTATCTTTCGTTGGTTGTTACCCTGAATAGAAAATCTGTATGTCCTTTCTTTTTATCCGGTATTTTAAAAAGCAAAAATAATGCCATGTGCTAAAGACAGCTATGAAAGAACATCTGCTGTTATTTGAAATATTCCGAATGGATCGATGATTCAAGAAACGGCACAAAAAATACGGACAGCAGCGTAAGCAAAAAACACAACATGAAAAGATATGCGGCGTTTTCCCCCTTTAATCCGAAGAAATGTCTGAGGTGGAGGTATACCCCAAAGAATATCCAGGTGATCAGCGCCCATGTCTCAATAGGGTCCCACGCCCAGAATCTCCCCCAGGACTGATAGCCCCAGATGGAGCCGGCAAGAGTCGTTATGGTCCAGAAGGCGAAACCGAAACCTGCAAAGCGGTAGGCGTACACGTCGATCGTTTCCAGATCAGGGAGTTTTTGCAGCCACTGGGTCCTGGTATGTTTTTTCAGGACGTAGAATATGGAAAAAGCCAGCGCGATAAGCATCGCTCCAAGGGCGATCTTAATGAACGAGACATGGAGCACAAGCCATATGCTTTTCAGCGAGGGAGGTAGTTGGTCTGCCTTCGGGTCAAAGAAAAGACTCAACCCAAGGGCAAGCAACGTTACCG is a window of Nitrospirota bacterium DNA encoding:
- a CDS encoding VCBS repeat-containing protein is translated as MPDYTRLQPVTSNLDAPTALALDNQENIYVAESVNNKLLIFTQSGEYKGTLEGLNKPISVALDAAGRIFIGNKDSRNVEVYNPGLTLLFKLGSGDGEFTQPNDIAIDNAGKIYVADSSEDKIKIYNSHGSFNSSFGNSGSGDGQFHKPMSVEIDEAAGEILVLDRQVTYDQYGTLVDGARIQIFDMNGVYKKGFSSYGQNVGQMYKPQHITIDNEGRIYVTDTYHNVALVYDKNGAYLGAVFDSDNPLRTPMGVTIANSNRLFIASLNACTVEIYGLASFTNMKITPLALTFTAQQYGDNPPSQALEIINNGNEPLSWTASTTTGWITLSETSGVAMVSGTSTLNIGVNISGLSPNTYIGTVNISSASGSTEVIYIQLTVLPTPVLSVSPSLLEFTSVNGSLPSAQSLSITNAGEGTLSWTAASNSAWLSINKETGTAPDTISVSVNITSLGAGTYSGAITIAGENVLSSPAVIDVTLNIIHITGTIFVTTNIPGATFIINGPESYTGAGSLWSKTNATVGAYSIVFGDVDGYGKPSSQSQTLQADGRINFRGEYVSQVVIQPDKRKEIIVGAGPGEQNTGIVKVFDADGSEAGIEFIAHEYKYGVNVATGDINDDGVDEIITAPGPGPKNPAEVKIFDHNGDELTNLKIDVFEYSYGAHVGSGDFNCDGRSEVIVGTGSGAGNPAYVKVFVYDPTEQKMIDSGINLLAYDRGSGVKVAAGDVDNDGIDEIITAPGNGTNTSVIKMWTVNTSAGTGHWTVSETKEYPIKSRYGYSISLSAGDMNGDGYDEIVTGVIADRKMRDEIDIYDINGDSISTFRPYIARNYGVNIAIGDLDDDGLTEIVAGAGAGAGNKAMVKVFDSNGIEKAYFKALDTRYGVNVAVGNVYW
- the ccsA gene encoding cytochrome c biogenesis protein CcsA — protein: MSNQYMIESVFNWAAVIIYAIAIIFNAAGVIFNKEQSERRSYFFVSAGLVSHGSALLYRWITSGHGPYMVRYEVISSDAWIALFLFLIFIKFYPKTKPASVIVFPVTLLALGLSLFFDPKADQLPPSLKSIWLVLHVSFIKIALGAMLIALAFSIFYVLKKHTRTQWLQKLPDLETIDVYAYRFAGFGFAFWTITTLAGSIWGYQSWGRFWAWDPIETWALITWIFFGVYLHLRHFFGLKGENAAYLFMLCFLLTLLSVFFVPFLESSIHSEYFK
- a CDS encoding cobalamin B12-binding domain-containing protein, whose amino-acid sequence is MNKRKKILLITPPYHSGVVESAGVWLNVAFVYIAGSLRAAGYEPVIYDAMSHWHGYDDIEKRITDEKPDVVATTAFTAGIVDGLKVLKLAKRINPNIITVIGNVHPTFCYHEILKEHNGYLDFIVRGEGEETFVDLLNTVFAQGDVSKVKSIAYWTGSQVAVTQTRGFIKDIDSLPTAWDLIDWSIYTYKPMEDSVLAIVSTSRGCNQQCSFCSQQLFWERKWRGRSAENFVNELEFLRDKYGVNVVMMSDETPTLNRKRWDKILDLLIEREVGTKILMETRVDDILRDEDIMWKYQKALIDHIYVGVEATTQATLDIFKKNIKVEQSKKAIDLINEHDMVSETSFVMGMPDDTVESMRKTFELSKFYNPDLAFFLAIAPWPYSELYPQLKDYVAVTDYSKYNLVEPVIKPKNMTLAEVSEELGRASREFYMHKINTLDSMTEKKKEFMIKVVHIISTSSYLAETMKDTTMPEDVKKMLEKLHAQLTR